The following coding sequences are from one Novosphingobium sp. Gsoil 351 window:
- a CDS encoding DUF6771 family protein, translating into MRLDPDILADTLLLKSPGWARVGLTAPDPGMRHQAAQELARVIIDEIGDDRAAPDPAQLGLAV; encoded by the coding sequence ATGCGACTCGATCCTGACATTCTCGCCGACACCCTTCTCCTCAAGTCGCCGGGGTGGGCTCGTGTCGGCCTGACCGCGCCCGATCCAGGGATGCGGCACCAAGCGGCCCAGGAACTCGCCCGCGTGATCATCGATGAGATCGGTGACGATCGCGCCGCGCCCGATCCGGCGCAACTCGGGCTGGCCGTGTAA
- a CDS encoding cytochrome c oxidase assembly protein codes for MSVTLYAAGLARMGPRQRAAIAPRRRVLAYAGGVATIIVALFSPIDELADASFAWHMAQHLLLMLVAAPLMSMGNAHLVALMAFPIAPRRRIGRTVNRTPGVRCGGSSRAAPPLAGLAFAAGLWLWHAPRMYDAALADPTLHTIEHLTFLVTSAVFWRMISTAGDRRLDGLSAVVIVTLIGLQGNLLAALITLAPLPLYLPYAANGLSDQQVAGLLMWLPAGMLYLASSLRAILMIQSERSQMRRPES; via the coding sequence ATGTCGGTGACGCTTTACGCAGCCGGTCTCGCGCGGATGGGACCGCGGCAGCGCGCCGCCATCGCTCCGCGGAGACGAGTCCTAGCGTATGCTGGCGGCGTCGCCACTATCATCGTCGCGCTCTTTTCACCGATCGACGAACTCGCGGATGCCAGTTTTGCGTGGCACATGGCGCAGCATCTCTTGCTGATGCTGGTGGCTGCGCCCCTTATGTCGATGGGCAACGCCCATCTCGTCGCGCTGATGGCCTTCCCTATAGCTCCACGTCGAAGGATCGGACGCACGGTCAACCGCACGCCCGGCGTACGTTGCGGCGGATCAAGTCGCGCCGCACCCCCGCTCGCGGGGCTGGCCTTCGCAGCCGGGCTATGGTTGTGGCACGCCCCGCGCATGTACGACGCTGCGCTAGCCGATCCTACATTGCACACGATCGAGCATCTGACGTTCCTGGTGACCTCGGCGGTTTTCTGGCGGATGATTTCGACCGCTGGCGACCGACGGCTTGATGGACTGAGTGCCGTCGTCATTGTCACTCTCATCGGCCTTCAAGGCAATTTGCTCGCCGCTCTGATTACGCTTGCGCCACTGCCACTTTACCTCCCCTACGCCGCGAACGGGCTTTCAGATCAGCAGGTGGCTGGCCTTTTGATGTGGCTGCCGGCCGGGATGCTGTATCTCGCATCCTCACTCCGTGCGATTTTGATGATACAGTCCGAGCGTTCGCAGATGAGACGCCCTGAAAGTTAA
- a CDS encoding GreA/GreB family elongation factor, giving the protein MSVAFRRDSDEEHLEPKFELPIPAGPNLVTKRGLELIASRVAELESEIDHAEEDALPALKRDLRYWQTRQITAEVMPPPASDNVEFGSKVTISLNGTPKTFQIVGSDEAEPAAGLVSFTAPLSRAVVGAAVGEVLPFGAVADAIRILEISSP; this is encoded by the coding sequence ATGAGCGTGGCATTCCGGCGTGACAGTGACGAGGAACATCTCGAGCCAAAGTTCGAGCTGCCGATCCCGGCTGGCCCTAATCTGGTGACAAAACGCGGCCTGGAACTCATCGCCAGTCGGGTAGCGGAACTGGAATCCGAGATTGACCATGCTGAAGAGGACGCTCTTCCGGCGCTCAAGCGGGACCTGCGCTATTGGCAGACCCGCCAGATCACGGCGGAAGTGATGCCCCCGCCGGCTTCGGACAACGTGGAATTCGGGTCGAAGGTCACCATCTCGCTGAATGGCACACCCAAGACATTTCAGATCGTGGGCAGCGACGAGGCCGAACCCGCGGCTGGCCTCGTCTCGTTCACCGCGCCGCTCTCCCGCGCGGTCGTCGGAGCAGCGGTTGGCGAGGTGCTCCCGTTTGGCGCTGTTGCCGACGCAATCAGAATCCTCGAGATCAGCTCGCCATGA
- a CDS encoding DUF1800 family protein → MSAARIALNRFGLGARDDEAPPSDPHRWLTDQLARFAIRPAPIAALPGTPALVALLADLREARQERRAATATPEPAMNGELRTATAMPGAGLGRGLRQAYLAAVGARTNVALVSETPFVERLVHFWANHFAVSVDKQVSIGLAGALEFEAIRPHVLGSFADLLGAVERHPAMLLYLDQAQSIGPDSPLGQRAARNGRQRGLNENLAREIMELHTLGVRTVYTQADVTEFARALTGWTVGGLGRLPFLRGTQGGFLYAPPLHEPGARAIMGKRYGEDGEEQAQAVLADLAAHPATARHIATKLARHFSADDPPPTLVARLEQAFLTSRGDLPTVYRALVAAPEGWDETAAKFRTPWDWGIAAMRAAGVRHLEDRAAAGAFVQLGQAVWKPGSPAGWDDIAASWAGPDALVRRVELADRIAGRVTTPADPRALAEKLFPGALAETTRTAIQRAESPAQGLALLLASPEMMRR, encoded by the coding sequence ATGAGCGCTGCAAGGATTGCCCTGAACCGATTTGGCCTCGGCGCACGGGACGATGAGGCGCCGCCTTCCGATCCGCACCGCTGGCTGACGGATCAGCTCGCTCGCTTTGCGATCCGTCCCGCCCCGATTGCCGCGCTGCCCGGAACCCCTGCGCTTGTGGCGTTGCTGGCCGACCTGCGCGAGGCGCGGCAGGAACGGCGCGCAGCAACGGCCACACCCGAACCCGCAATGAACGGCGAATTGCGGACCGCCACGGCGATGCCCGGCGCGGGTCTCGGCCGCGGACTGCGCCAAGCCTATCTTGCGGCGGTTGGCGCGCGCACCAATGTGGCGCTGGTCAGCGAAACACCGTTCGTCGAGCGGCTGGTCCATTTTTGGGCCAACCACTTCGCGGTGTCGGTCGACAAGCAGGTCTCGATCGGTCTGGCCGGCGCGCTCGAGTTCGAGGCGATCCGTCCGCACGTGTTGGGCAGCTTCGCCGATCTGCTCGGCGCCGTCGAACGCCACCCGGCGATGCTGCTCTATCTCGATCAGGCGCAGTCGATCGGCCCAGACAGCCCGCTCGGCCAGCGCGCGGCACGCAATGGACGCCAGCGCGGCCTCAACGAAAATCTCGCACGCGAGATCATGGAACTGCACACGCTGGGGGTGCGCACGGTCTACACCCAGGCCGACGTGACCGAATTTGCCCGCGCGCTGACCGGGTGGACCGTGGGCGGGCTCGGCCGCCTCCCTTTCCTGCGCGGGACTCAGGGCGGCTTTCTCTACGCCCCGCCGCTCCACGAGCCCGGTGCGCGGGCGATCATGGGCAAGCGCTATGGTGAAGACGGGGAAGAGCAAGCGCAGGCGGTGCTCGCCGATCTGGCTGCGCACCCGGCGACCGCACGGCACATCGCGACCAAGCTCGCCCGCCATTTCTCCGCCGATGATCCACCCCCGACGCTGGTGGCGCGGCTCGAGCAGGCATTCCTCACCTCACGCGGCGATTTGCCTACCGTCTATCGCGCGCTGGTAGCGGCACCCGAGGGGTGGGACGAAACCGCGGCAAAGTTTCGCACTCCTTGGGACTGGGGCATCGCCGCGATGCGCGCAGCGGGGGTTCGGCATCTCGAGGATCGGGCAGCGGCGGGCGCTTTCGTCCAGCTCGGACAGGCGGTGTGGAAACCCGGCTCGCCCGCGGGGTGGGACGACATTGCCGCGAGCTGGGCCGGTCCCGACGCGCTCGTCCGCCGGGTCGAGTTGGCCGACAGAATCGCCGGAAGGGTGACCACCCCCGCCGATCCCCGCGCGCTTGCCGAGAAGCTGTTTCCGGGCGCGCTAGCCGAGACGACGCGCACCGCGATCCAGCGCGCCGAGAGCCCGGCGCAGGGGCTGGCGCTATTGCTCGCTTCGCCCGAAATGATGCGGAGATAA
- a CDS encoding IS110 family transposase, whose amino-acid sequence MRIVGMDIHRVAAEAVALLDGKLEKLGRIPMLRERLEEFARRELTHDDHLIVEATGNAAAVVELLAPHVERVVIANPKQVRLIAHAKIKTDAIDAAVLAKLYATGFLPEVWIPDEATLALRRQVARRTQLIRQRVRLKNLIQSILHAHLIPPCPHGNLTGISGRKWIAAQYLPDDERAAVQRHLAQIDLIEGSLKDVEADIARATMSDPVIRRLMTLPGVDMAVASGVAAAIGDVRRFGDPTKLVGYLGLNPSTRQSGEGPAYHGRITKQGRGQARGMLVEAAWAPARSPGPLRAFFQRVAAKRGKPIAAVATARKLAMIIWHMLTKGEDYIWVRPALLARKFRSIELKAGLPPEHAKRGAAYDYNIPEKRAAERVRVEKAEESYADFTSQWRTRPRTRSRMERKMPASA is encoded by the coding sequence ATGCGGATTGTTGGCATGGACATCCACCGGGTAGCGGCCGAGGCCGTGGCGCTGCTCGATGGCAAGTTGGAGAAGCTCGGCCGCATCCCCATGCTACGCGAGCGGCTAGAGGAGTTCGCCAGGAGGGAGCTCACGCATGACGACCACCTGATTGTCGAGGCCACAGGTAACGCAGCGGCCGTCGTCGAGCTGCTGGCCCCTCACGTCGAACGCGTCGTCATCGCCAACCCGAAGCAGGTGAGACTGATTGCGCATGCCAAGATCAAGACCGACGCTATCGATGCCGCGGTGCTCGCCAAACTGTACGCAACCGGCTTCCTACCGGAGGTGTGGATTCCCGACGAGGCAACGCTCGCCCTCCGACGACAGGTGGCGCGCCGCACGCAACTGATCCGCCAGCGAGTGCGGTTGAAGAACCTCATCCAGTCGATCCTGCACGCGCATCTGATCCCACCGTGCCCGCATGGCAACCTTACCGGTATCAGCGGGCGAAAGTGGATCGCCGCCCAGTACCTGCCCGACGACGAACGCGCCGCAGTCCAGCGCCACTTAGCGCAGATCGATCTCATCGAAGGATCGCTCAAGGACGTGGAGGCCGACATCGCAAGGGCCACCATGTCTGATCCGGTCATCCGGCGGCTGATGACGCTACCGGGCGTCGATATGGCGGTCGCTTCGGGCGTAGCTGCGGCCATCGGGGACGTTCGGCGCTTCGGCGATCCAACGAAGCTGGTCGGCTATCTCGGCCTCAACCCGAGTACGCGCCAGTCTGGCGAAGGGCCCGCCTACCATGGGCGCATCACCAAGCAGGGTCGCGGCCAAGCGCGCGGAATGCTCGTCGAAGCCGCATGGGCTCCAGCGCGATCGCCGGGCCCATTGCGCGCGTTCTTCCAGCGCGTGGCGGCGAAGCGGGGCAAGCCGATCGCTGCGGTCGCCACTGCGCGCAAGCTCGCAATGATCATCTGGCATATGCTCACCAAAGGCGAGGATTACATCTGGGTGCGGCCGGCCTTGCTCGCTCGCAAGTTCCGCAGCATCGAGCTCAAGGCAGGCTTGCCGCCCGAGCACGCCAAGCGCGGCGCGGCCTACGATTATAACATCCCGGAGAAGCGAGCGGCCGAGCGAGTGCGCGTCGAGAAGGCAGAAGAGTCGTACGCCGACTTCACCTCCCAGTGGCGAACCAGGCCTCGCACCAGATCACGCATGGAGAGGAAAATGCCAGCATCTGCATGA
- a CDS encoding winged helix-turn-helix domain-containing protein, whose protein sequence is MYPFGSSSGRGLVASVCVAVLFGSVLPPTMGPVSEKSCWHADRKLTSCRLFPNCTSRRTEIVRNMRKSALSSARRRTAQVGDEKLAFDFSGVSTPAPVPLAHVPRFQLGRLIVEPALRQVRSSFGRTQTLEPLVLQLMIALRASLGSTLSRDDLIAACWNGRIVSDDAVNRVVSKLRRVLIELGEGAVRLETVPKVGYRIVADPVDPPLVRAEMETPEPRAQSPRPRQRVLSALALVAAVSLGGGFWAYATQTRASESLTIGVEPVASTAGDREVQAFASALTGDLAQMAGAISRVSFVENVPSGRRAKEDLVVRIAIEREGGRLVARPRLVDGANGAVLWSDRFESDVRTPDRLRQQVAMATAGVMRCGLERSAKVLGDAASIRLFFSACNAVMQGDPARGASFAHEIVARRPDVAAGWACLALTTLYSNSAPGNSTEKSAATAEATRYALKALELDPKIGRAYQALAVAAAQGSVEQFSIIEKGIAVDPELPALHRVHSYALLDAGYVRASVVAAQRALALDPTSMAEFGNVELRLMAVGRLDEARAMQAKAERLWPSEPWVAGMRESLLVYDPDPRRALAEMETIEAKAHGKGLSPLLRREMRWRFDPASRNLASLEQEAESAFAADPTNAWENAATFAHLGLLDAAFAWMARARRSERDYQWSLLFRPESAALRRDPRFFAAMARIGLADVWRARGQWPDFCSEPGLRYDCRTETARISGVKA, encoded by the coding sequence TTGTATCCCTTCGGCAGTTCGTCCGGACGAGGCTTGGTAGCGTCTGTTTGTGTCGCCGTCCTGTTCGGATCGGTTCTGCCTCCGACAATGGGCCCAGTATCGGAAAAGTCCTGTTGGCATGCCGACAGAAAGCTGACTTCTTGCCGACTTTTCCCGAACTGCACGTCACGCCGCACCGAAATCGTTCGAAACATGCGGAAATCAGCGTTATCCTCAGCGCGAAGGAGGACAGCGCAGGTGGGCGACGAAAAGCTGGCGTTCGACTTCAGCGGGGTTTCCACACCGGCTCCTGTACCATTGGCACATGTCCCACGGTTTCAGCTGGGGCGTTTGATCGTCGAGCCAGCTCTGCGCCAGGTGCGCTCCAGCTTCGGGCGCACCCAAACGCTCGAACCCTTAGTATTGCAATTAATGATTGCGCTGAGGGCTTCACTGGGAAGCACGCTTAGCCGAGACGATTTGATCGCGGCATGCTGGAATGGGCGGATCGTGAGCGACGACGCAGTCAACCGCGTGGTCTCGAAGCTGCGCCGCGTTCTGATCGAACTTGGCGAGGGCGCTGTCCGATTGGAGACGGTCCCCAAGGTAGGCTACCGGATCGTCGCCGACCCTGTTGATCCTCCGCTCGTGCGTGCAGAGATGGAGACCCCAGAACCGCGCGCCCAATCGCCGCGGCCACGCCAGCGGGTGCTTAGCGCACTTGCGCTCGTTGCAGCGGTCAGCTTGGGAGGTGGGTTCTGGGCTTACGCGACGCAAACCCGCGCCAGCGAATCGCTAACGATTGGCGTCGAGCCCGTGGCCAGCACGGCTGGCGACCGCGAAGTCCAGGCATTCGCCAGCGCGCTCACCGGCGATCTCGCGCAAATGGCCGGCGCGATCAGCCGGGTATCGTTCGTCGAAAACGTGCCCTCTGGCCGTCGCGCCAAGGAAGACCTTGTGGTGCGTATCGCGATCGAGCGCGAGGGCGGGAGATTGGTTGCGCGACCCCGCCTAGTCGACGGGGCGAACGGCGCGGTGCTTTGGTCGGACCGGTTCGAAAGCGACGTCCGCACCCCAGACCGATTGCGGCAGCAGGTCGCGATGGCGACCGCCGGCGTGATGCGCTGTGGGCTCGAACGTTCGGCAAAGGTGCTTGGCGATGCTGCATCGATCCGCTTGTTTTTTAGCGCTTGCAACGCGGTCATGCAGGGCGACCCAGCGCGTGGGGCAAGCTTTGCGCATGAAATCGTGGCGCGTCGACCAGATGTCGCTGCAGGCTGGGCATGCCTCGCGTTGACCACGCTCTATTCCAACTCCGCACCAGGTAACTCGACAGAAAAGTCGGCTGCAACGGCTGAGGCGACGAGATATGCGCTCAAAGCCCTCGAGCTCGATCCCAAGATCGGGCGCGCGTATCAAGCGCTTGCGGTGGCGGCGGCGCAAGGCAGCGTCGAGCAGTTCTCGATCATCGAAAAGGGTATTGCCGTCGATCCCGAGCTCCCGGCCCTGCATCGTGTTCACTCGTATGCCCTGCTCGATGCGGGCTATGTCCGTGCGAGCGTCGTCGCCGCGCAACGCGCACTTGCGCTTGATCCGACCTCAATGGCTGAATTTGGTAATGTCGAGCTCCGTCTCATGGCTGTAGGCCGGTTGGACGAGGCTCGCGCGATGCAGGCTAAGGCGGAGCGGCTATGGCCGAGCGAACCGTGGGTTGCGGGCATGCGAGAGTCCCTCCTCGTATATGACCCTGACCCGCGCCGCGCTCTCGCGGAAATGGAGACGATCGAAGCGAAGGCCCATGGCAAAGGACTGTCGCCGCTTCTCCGACGCGAAATGCGCTGGCGCTTCGATCCCGCTTCACGAAACCTCGCGTCTCTCGAACAAGAAGCCGAATCTGCCTTTGCTGCCGACCCGACTAACGCTTGGGAAAATGCGGCGACTTTTGCTCACCTTGGCTTGCTGGATGCCGCCTTCGCGTGGATGGCGCGCGCGCGCCGGAGCGAGAGGGACTACCAATGGTCACTGCTCTTCCGGCCAGAGAGCGCCGCCCTCCGCCGCGACCCACGTTTCTTTGCGGCGATGGCGCGGATCGGGCTAGCCGACGTTTGGCGCGCTCGTGGGCAGTGGCCCGACTTCTGCTCGGAGCCAGGGCTACGTTACGATTGTCGCACCGAAACGGCCCGCATCAGCGGCGTTAAGGCCTGA
- a CDS encoding PD40 domain-containing protein, with amino-acid sequence MSAEEGSDPSLNTLFNDGCPILSPDGLSLYMATNRPEFPGDPFPDLNIWVARRETTTSGWGAPVELPAPINTSDNEYCPSPLRGKGLLFVRAPAGTNNGDIFRSRLSQDGWDTPERLPDTINSTAQEWSPSLFTDDDGNDVLYFSRTTGPAGGPHSIYASVNSRPAQLVGELSIGGDAARPNVRKDGREIVFDSGRASSLGGQDVWTSERASTSDPWSPPQHLGVVSGPGNDTRASLSWDGTFLLVGSVGKPGGEGQADIYVATRSKLKGYER; translated from the coding sequence GTGAGCGCCGAGGAAGGCTCGGACCCGTCGCTCAATACCCTATTCAATGATGGCTGCCCGATCCTCTCACCCGACGGCCTTAGTCTGTACATGGCAACCAACCGGCCCGAATTTCCTGGTGATCCGTTTCCCGATCTGAATATTTGGGTTGCGCGTCGCGAGACGACGACGTCGGGATGGGGGGCGCCGGTGGAATTGCCCGCTCCGATTAACACCTCCGACAATGAATATTGTCCGTCGCCGTTACGCGGAAAGGGCCTGCTGTTTGTCCGCGCGCCCGCAGGGACCAACAATGGGGACATCTTCCGCAGCCGGCTAAGCCAGGACGGTTGGGATACGCCCGAGCGTCTGCCCGACACGATCAATAGCACCGCGCAGGAGTGGAGCCCCTCGCTCTTCACTGACGACGACGGCAACGACGTATTGTATTTCTCGCGCACGACAGGGCCCGCTGGCGGTCCACACAGCATCTATGCCAGTGTCAATTCCAGACCCGCGCAACTCGTCGGCGAACTCAGTATCGGTGGAGATGCGGCGCGACCAAACGTCCGAAAGGACGGCCGCGAGATCGTATTCGACTCGGGCCGGGCATCGAGCTTGGGCGGGCAGGACGTGTGGACCTCGGAGCGCGCTTCGACCAGCGACCCCTGGTCACCTCCGCAGCACCTCGGGGTGGTGAGTGGCCCTGGAAACGATACCCGCGCGTCGCTTTCGTGGGACGGCACCTTCCTCCTGGTCGGATCGGTGGGCAAGCCCGGAGGTGAAGGCCAAGCGGACATCTACGTCGCGACGCGCTCGAAGCTCAAGGGTTATGAGCGCTAA
- a CDS encoding helix-turn-helix domain-containing protein, giving the protein MKDKIIALVGRGQIVVWEGAALWLLEGTQDRAELRPHSHHAIQVTFALKGDFKIGVAGEDLSGPVAAVDADASHTFEATGVAAFLFVAPESAAGRALQQGILAGRHAASVTTGPLASALGGLRNCYEGGASGAEIRQLGQDIVDALPTADEGSLPDPRVQAMIDYARNHLDGSITLPTAARLAQLSDDRARHLFVKHTGLPFKTFVLWLRLERAVAKYAGGSSLTEAAHDAGFADSAHLSRTFRRTFGLPAAALRLVQALATIPVTANRTHEGRYFHFQRATAAMPETAA; this is encoded by the coding sequence TTGAAGGACAAGATCATCGCACTTGTGGGCCGTGGCCAGATCGTCGTGTGGGAGGGAGCTGCTCTGTGGCTGCTCGAGGGCACGCAAGACAGAGCTGAGCTCCGGCCGCATTCCCACCACGCGATCCAGGTCACTTTTGCTCTAAAAGGCGATTTCAAGATTGGCGTTGCTGGTGAGGACCTTTCGGGTCCGGTTGCTGCGGTTGATGCAGATGCAAGCCACACCTTCGAGGCAACCGGCGTCGCTGCCTTCCTGTTCGTTGCGCCCGAGAGCGCCGCGGGCAGAGCGCTCCAGCAAGGCATCCTTGCGGGCAGGCACGCGGCTAGCGTCACGACCGGGCCCTTGGCATCGGCCCTCGGCGGGCTTCGCAATTGTTATGAGGGCGGCGCCAGTGGTGCGGAGATCCGGCAACTGGGGCAAGACATCGTCGATGCGCTCCCGACCGCGGACGAGGGGAGTTTGCCCGATCCCCGTGTCCAGGCCATGATCGACTATGCTCGAAACCATCTGGACGGTTCGATCACCCTGCCCACTGCAGCACGCCTTGCCCAACTGTCCGACGACCGCGCGCGGCATTTGTTCGTCAAACACACTGGTCTGCCATTCAAGACCTTCGTGCTTTGGCTGCGGCTCGAGCGCGCGGTCGCAAAATATGCAGGCGGAAGCTCGTTGACCGAGGCTGCCCACGACGCCGGGTTCGCGGATTCTGCGCACCTCAGCCGGACTTTCCGGCGCACGTTCGGTTTGCCGGCTGCGGCGCTTCGGCTCGTCCAAGCGCTGGCGACGATTCCAGTGACTGCAAATCGAACCCATGAAGGGCGGTACTTCCATTTCCAGCGTGCGACAGCTGCCATGCCGGAAACGGCCGCGTAG
- a CDS encoding DUF1501 domain-containing protein, protein MLDRRSLIVSGSLAGTGLLFAPRIALARASTQRRLVFVIQRGAADGLGTLAPTGDPAYAGLRGALAADFADAQQLGGMFALHPALAQVAKLHGAKQALFVHAAASPYRDRSHFDGQNVLETGGNMPYDVKSGWLNRLVGLLPASEARALAISATIPAALRGPAQVASYAPSNLPRASDDLLNRVTQLYQGDALLHPLWAEAMATRAMAGDLAADGGRGAAATGALAASLMTGDQGARVVMIETGGWDTHAGQLARLRAQLVGLDALIGALQVGLGPAWADTLVVVATEFGRTAAVNGTGGTDHGTASLAMLLGGTVVGGRIVADWPGLATASLYEGRDLRPTASLDATIAGAVAQHFALDPALAMKTLFPGGTSQASEGLVVT, encoded by the coding sequence ATGCTAGATCGCCGCTCGCTGATTGTCAGCGGTTCGCTCGCCGGGACCGGTCTATTGTTCGCGCCGCGGATCGCGCTCGCCCGCGCCTCGACCCAGCGCCGACTGGTGTTCGTGATCCAGCGCGGCGCCGCAGACGGGCTTGGCACCCTCGCTCCCACCGGCGACCCCGCCTATGCCGGACTGCGAGGCGCGCTCGCCGCCGACTTCGCCGACGCGCAGCAACTGGGCGGCATGTTCGCGCTGCATCCCGCCCTGGCGCAAGTGGCCAAGCTCCATGGCGCGAAGCAGGCTCTGTTCGTCCACGCGGCGGCATCGCCCTATCGCGATCGTTCGCATTTCGACGGGCAGAACGTGCTCGAGACCGGCGGAAACATGCCGTACGACGTCAAGTCGGGCTGGCTCAACCGGCTGGTCGGGCTGCTCCCAGCGAGCGAGGCGCGCGCGCTGGCGATTTCGGCGACCATCCCGGCCGCGCTGCGCGGCCCGGCGCAGGTCGCGAGCTACGCCCCTTCGAACCTGCCCAGGGCGAGCGACGACCTTTTGAACCGGGTGACCCAGCTCTACCAAGGCGACGCCCTGCTCCACCCGCTGTGGGCAGAGGCGATGGCGACCCGGGCGATGGCCGGCGACCTCGCCGCGGACGGCGGCAGGGGTGCGGCGGCGACCGGCGCGCTTGCCGCCTCGCTGATGACCGGCGATCAGGGCGCGCGCGTGGTGATGATCGAGACCGGCGGCTGGGACACCCACGCCGGCCAGCTTGCCCGGCTGCGCGCCCAGCTTGTCGGGCTGGACGCGCTGATCGGCGCCCTCCAGGTGGGGCTGGGACCGGCCTGGGCCGATACGCTCGTCGTGGTCGCGACCGAATTCGGACGCACCGCGGCCGTCAATGGCACCGGCGGCACCGATCACGGCACCGCGAGCCTGGCGATGCTGCTGGGAGGAACGGTGGTGGGCGGTCGGATCGTAGCCGACTGGCCCGGCCTCGCCACCGCCAGCCTCTACGAAGGCCGCGACCTAAGGCCGACCGCGTCGCTGGATGCGACGATCGCCGGTGCAGTGGCCCAACACTTCGCGCTAGACCCGGCGCTGGCGATGAAAACGCTGTTTCCCGGAGGCACCAGTCAGGCGAGCGAAGGGCTTGTCGTTACATGA